The genomic window CGATCCAGCGGCCGAGGTCGTCGCGGTCCTCCTGGGTCTCCGCGGTGAGGTCCCACTCGACGCCCATGTGGCCCCACAGGGCCGTGGAGGCGCGGAAGGACAGGTCGTGCTGGCGGCCGGTCGTCTGGGAGCGGCCGGAGGCGACGTGGGTGCCGATGCGCTCGGGCGGGATGACCTGCTCGGTCCACGGCACGATCGTGTGCCGCTCGTGGGGGTCGATGACGTCGGAGGCCCAGAAGCGCTGGGTGTGGCGCACCATCTCGAGGTCGATGCGGCCGCCGCCGGAGGAGCAGGACTCGATCTCGAGGCCGGGGTGGTCGGCGCGCAGGCGGTCCATGAGGGCGAGGGCGGCGCGGGTCTGGGCGCCGACGACGGCGCGGCCTCCGCGGGTGGCGTCGCCGCCGTCGAAGACGTCGCGGTTGTGGTCCCACTTGATGTAGCTGATGGGGTACTCGGTGAGGAGGGCGTCCATCTGCGAGTGGACGTGCTCCCAGGCCCCGGGGATCGTGAGGTTGAGGACGTGCTGGTGGCGCCACGGCACGGGGAGGCGCTCCCCCGCGGTGAGGATCCACTCGGGGTGGGCGCGGGCGACGTCGGAGTCGAGGTTGACCATCTCGGGCTCGAACCAGAGGCCGAACTGCATGCCGAGGTCGGTGACGTGCTCGGTGAGGGGGCCGAGGCCGTCGGGCCAGGCCTCGTCGGAGACGACCCAGTCGCCCAGGCCCTTGGTGTCGTCGCGGCGCGAGCCGAACCAGCCGTCGTCGAGGACGTAGCGCTCGATGCCGAGTCGGGCGGCCTCGTCGGCGAGCTCGAGGAGCTTGGGGAGGCGGTGGTCGAAGGTGACGGCCTCCCAGACGTTGAGGGTGACGGGCCGGTCGGTCGAGGGCGTGGAGGGCAGGGAGCGGGCCCACTGGTGGAGGCGGTCCGCGGCCTCGTCGAGGCCCTCGCCGTGGGTGAGGTGGAGCCAGGGTCCCGTGTAGCTCTCGCCGGGTGCGAGGACGACCTCGCCGGGTAGGAGGAGCTCGCCGCCGCCCATGACCTGGTAGCCCTCGGGGAGGCGCTCGACGTAGGTGCGGTTGTTGCCGGGGGCGGCGACGTGGAGGCCGCGGACCTGGCCGTGGCCGAAGCCGAAGCCGTGCTCGCCGGCGACGGTGAGGGTGGGGTGGTCGAAGCCGGTGCGGCCGTGGCGGCCCTCGCGCACGTCGGCGCCGTAGCTGATGGGGCGGCGCTGCGGCTGGCGCTCGGTCCCCCACCGGCCCGTGGAGTCGAGCAGCTCGTCGGCCTCGAGCGGGAGCGGGAGGGCGAGGCTGAGCTCCGCGAGCTCGTAGTCCGTGTCCCCGGTGTTGGTGAGGGTCCCACGGGCGATGAGGGAGCCGCCGACGGTGAGCTCGATCTCGAGGCGCAGGGCGAGGCCGGCCTCGTCGTCGGCGGTCTCGATGGTGAGGGTGCCGGTACCGAGCTCGACGGCGTCGCCGAGGGCGACCTCCCGCTCGCAGCCGTCGGTGCCGGTGTGGCTGATCGATCGGGCGATGAGGCGCGGGGACCAGGCGGTACCGTCGGGGCGGTGGCCGACGAGGCCGGGGCGGCCGCTCCAGCCGGTCCAGCCGCCCGGCACGAGGCCGGGCTCGAGGATGACGTCGGGGTCGTTGCCCAGGTGCGTGCGCCGCGCGCCGAGGACGACGTCGCTGAGCGCGGCAGCGTCGAGGGCGCCGAGGTCGGGGCCCCAGGAGACGACGCTCGGAGCCCCGGCCAGCCCGGTGGTGAGGAGGAGCGAGGTGCCCTTGCCGCGCAGGTGGACGGTGGTGGTCGCGGGCGCGTCGGCGGTCACGTCGGTCACGGTCGGGGGCACGGTCACGGGGCTCTCCTTCGTCGCAGGCTCTCGGTGCGCGCACGCCGGTGTGCGCGTCCGAAGCCAGGCTACCGGCCACGGGGCGGGCGGGTCCCGGACGCGACGACGGCGCCGCCGGCTCCTCCGGACCGGCGTGCGGTCGGGCGGGGGCGGGCGGTGCCGTCGGGGCGGCGCGTGCTCGCCGGGTCAGCTCACGGCGTTCGGGCCGGCGGCCTCGGCGGAGGCGGCGAGCTCCTCGGGACTGACGAGCCCGTCGACGCTGACCCTGTCGAGGTAGGCCATGCCGTCGAAGGAGAGCTCCTTGGTGTTCTCGGGGTCGCCGTCGGCGCCGATGTTGCCGCCGGCAAGGCGGTCGACGACGATGGCGATGGCCCCGTCGCCGGTGACGTTGGTGGCGGTGCCGAAGGAGTCCATCGCGATGTAGGTCGCGATCATGAGCGCGACCTGCGCGTCGTTGAAGCCGAGCATGCTGGACAGCAGGCCGGTCGCGGCCATGATGGCGCCGCCGGGGACGCCGGGCGCGGCGACCATGGTGATGCCGAGCATGAAGATGAAGCCGGCCCACTGGACCGCGCTCACGTGGAGGCCCTGGGTGAGGACGATCGCGTAGGCGAAGGCGAAGATCTTCGAGGTCGAGCCGGCCAGGTGGATGGTCGCGCACAGCGGGATGACGAAGGAGGCGACGGCGTCGGAGACCCCGTTCTTCTTCGTCTGGCGCAGGGTGACCGGGATCGTCGCGGCCGAGGAGGAGGTGCCCAGGGCGGTGAGGTACGCGGGGGCCATGCCGAGCAGCGACGTGACGGGGTTCTTCCGACCGACCGCGCCGGCGACGCAGTACTGGGTGAGGAGGATGACGACCTCGAGGAGGAGGACGACGACGACGCCGCGCAGCAGCGTCTTCATGACGGCCGCGGCCTCACCGGTGTAGGTGAGGTTGAGGAAGATGCCGAAGATGTGGACCGGCAGCAGCGGGATGATGATCGTCTCGATGACCTTCGTGATGATGGCGCGGAACTCGATGAAGCCCTTGCGCAGGACGCCGCGCGGGATGAGGGAGAGCCCGATGCCCATGACGAAGGAGAGCAGCAGGGCGGTCATGACCTCGAGCGGCGCCGGCATCTCGACCGTGAAGTAGGTCGTGAGCGCGCTGCCGGGCTCGGAGACGCCGTCGAGGCTCGTGGAGCGCAGGAGGCTCGGGAAGAGCGCCGCGCAGACGGCGAAGGTGAGGAAGCCGGAGAAGAGCGTGGAGCCGTAGGCGATGGCGGTGGTGATCCCGAGCCACTTGCCGGCGCCGCGGCCGAGGTCGGCGATCGCCGGGGTCACGAGTCCGATGATGATGAGCGGGATCGAGAAGGTGAGGAACTGGCTGAAGAGGTCGGAGAAGGTCGCGAAGACGCGTCCGACGGACTTCGGGATGAGGGGGCTGCCGCCGACGTGGATGGAGCCCAGGAGGAGGGCGAGGACGATGGCGACGATGACCCACGTGAGGATCCCGCCCTTGGCGAGGACCCGGCGCACGTTCGACATGGTGGTGCCTTTCGGCTGGGGGTGGGCGGCGGGTACCGCCCGTGCGAGTTCAGGATGGCACACGTCTTGTCATACGGAACTCATCTGCCCGCAGCGTGGGCGTGGTGGGAGCGGCGCGCGAGGGCGCGGCCGGGCTCAGACGGCCGGCAGCACCGCGTAGTACGAGAGCGCGACGAGCCCGGCGGCGATG from Actinomyces radicidentis includes these protein-coding regions:
- a CDS encoding alpha-galactosidase, whose protein sequence is MTVPPTVTDVTADAPATTTVHLRGKGTSLLLTTGLAGAPSVVSWGPDLGALDAAALSDVVLGARRTHLGNDPDVILEPGLVPGGWTGWSGRPGLVGHRPDGTAWSPRLIARSISHTGTDGCEREVALGDAVELGTGTLTIETADDEAGLALRLEIELTVGGSLIARGTLTNTGDTDYELAELSLALPLPLEADELLDSTGRWGTERQPQRRPISYGADVREGRHGRTGFDHPTLTVAGEHGFGFGHGQVRGLHVAAPGNNRTYVERLPEGYQVMGGGELLLPGEVVLAPGESYTGPWLHLTHGEGLDEAADRLHQWARSLPSTPSTDRPVTLNVWEAVTFDHRLPKLLELADEAARLGIERYVLDDGWFGSRRDDTKGLGDWVVSDEAWPDGLGPLTEHVTDLGMQFGLWFEPEMVNLDSDVARAHPEWILTAGERLPVPWRHQHVLNLTIPGAWEHVHSQMDALLTEYPISYIKWDHNRDVFDGGDATRGGRAVVGAQTRAALALMDRLRADHPGLEIESCSSGGGRIDLEMVRHTQRFWASDVIDPHERHTIVPWTEQVIPPERIGTHVASGRSQTTGRQHDLSFRASTALWGHMGVEWDLTAETQEDRDDLGRWIAFYKEQRGLLLTGRIIRDEVGDGCARLHGVAARDGSAALYELAVLERGPLALQGRVRLRGLDPEARYRVRPRIIGSPPAGLIAPPWFGDAGEGVVLPGAVLERVGLTAPFMDPDQAVLIEAVRV
- a CDS encoding dicarboxylate/amino acid:cation symporter yields the protein MRRVLAKGGILTWVIVAIVLALLLGSIHVGGSPLIPKSVGRVFATFSDLFSQFLTFSIPLIIIGLVTPAIADLGRGAGKWLGITTAIAYGSTLFSGFLTFAVCAALFPSLLRSTSLDGVSEPGSALTTYFTVEMPAPLEVMTALLLSFVMGIGLSLIPRGVLRKGFIEFRAIITKVIETIIIPLLPVHIFGIFLNLTYTGEAAAVMKTLLRGVVVVLLLEVVILLTQYCVAGAVGRKNPVTSLLGMAPAYLTALGTSSSAATIPVTLRQTKKNGVSDAVASFVIPLCATIHLAGSTSKIFAFAYAIVLTQGLHVSAVQWAGFIFMLGITMVAAPGVPGGAIMAATGLLSSMLGFNDAQVALMIATYIAMDSFGTATNVTGDGAIAIVVDRLAGGNIGADGDPENTKELSFDGMAYLDRVSVDGLVSPEELAASAEAAGPNAVS